The following are from one region of the Vicia villosa cultivar HV-30 ecotype Madison, WI unplaced genomic scaffold, Vvil1.0 ctg.002015F_1_1, whole genome shotgun sequence genome:
- the LOC131637499 gene encoding pectate lyase-like has product MARSLNIFLFLLCLAIMTPSLNANILESSEYWKEQRPEFDSYWQERAKIAKQDNHAAYFPDPFAVSGNFTASISEIIAGKSTRRNLKGGKGGEKCLATNPIDRCWRCDPNWANNRQKLADCVQGFGRNTRGGKGGPIYVVTDPSDTELLNPRPGTLRHAVTRNGSLWITFARSMMITLQQELIMTSDKTIDGRGVDVYIANGAGITIQFIKNVIIHEIKIYNIQVREGGMIIDSESHYGIRTRSDGDGISIFGSSNIWIDHVSMRNCTDGLIDAIMGSTAITISNGHFTDHNEVMLFGASDSYTDDKIMQITLAFNHFGKRLVQRMPRARFGFVHCVNNDYTHWEMYAIGGSSNPTLISEGNRFIGPENKFVGKDQINAKEVTKREYTEEKIWTSWQWRSINDEFLNGAYFVNSGPELKDRPFSRKDMITAKPGSYVGRLTRYSGILGCRVGQPC; this is encoded by the exons atggcgAGATCACTAAACATTTTCCTTTTTTTGCTTTGTTTGGCAATTATGACTCCTTCATTGAATGCCAATATATTAGAGAGTAGTGAGTATTGGAAAGAACAACGGCCCGAGTTTGATTCATATTGGCAGGAAAGGGCTAAAATTGCAAAACAAGATAATCATGCAGCTTATTTTCCCGATCCTTTTGCAGTTTCTGGAAATTTTACCGCTTCTATCTCTGA AATCATAGCTGGAAAGAGCACAAGAAGGAACTTGAAGGGAGGAAAAGGAGGAGAAAAATGTTTGGCAACAAACCCCATTGACAGATGCTGGAGGTGTGACCCAAATTGGGCTAACAACCGCCAGAAGCTAGCCGACTGTGTCCAAGGCTTCGGCAGAAATACCCGTGGAGGTAAAGGCGGTCCAATCTACGTTGTCACTGATCCCTCTGACACCGAATTGTTGAACCCAAGACCCGGCACTCTCCGTCACGCTGTCACCCGTAACGGTTCCCTTTGGATCACATTCGCTCGCAGCATGATGATCACACTCCAACAAGAGCTTATCATGACAAGCGACAAGACCATTGATGGTAGAGGAGTTGATGTTTACATTGCCAATGGAGCCGGAATTACTATCCAATTTATTAAGAATGTTATCATCCATGAAATCAAGATTTACAACATTCAAGTCCGTGAAGGCGGCATGATTATAGATTCTGAGAGCCATTATGGTATCAGGACTAGGAGTGATGGTGATGGTATTTCCATCTTTGGTTCTAGTAATATCTGGATTGATCATGTTTCGATGAGAAATTGTACTGATGGTTTGATCGACGCGATCATGGGTTCGACTGCTATTACCATCTCGAATGGCCATTTCACCGACCACAACGAGGTGATGCTTTTCGGTGCTAGTGACTCGTACACCGACGACAAAATCATGCAAATCACATTGGCATTCAACCACTTTGGAAAGAGATTAGTCCAAAGAATGCCAAGAGCAAGGTTCGGTTTTGTCCATTGTGTTAACAATGACTACACTCATTGGGAAATGTATGCCATTGGTGGTAGCAGTAACCCTACCCTTATTAGTGAAGGTAACAGATTCATTGGCCCTGAAAACAAATTTGTAGGCAAGGACCAAATCAATGCTAAAGAGGTAACAAAGAGAGAATACACAGAAGAAAAAATATGGACAAGTTGGCAATGGAGATCGATCAACGACGAGTTTTTGAACGGAGCATACTTTGTAAACTCGGGACCAGAGCTAAAGGACAGGCCGTTTTCAAGGAAAGACATGATCACAGCTAAACCAGGAAGTTATGTTGGAAGGCTTACAAGGTATTCTGGAATCCTAGGATGTCGTGTTGGTCAACCTTGTTAG